One genomic region from Leptolyngbyaceae cyanobacterium JSC-12 encodes:
- a CDS encoding ribonucleoside-triphosphate reductase, adenosylcobalamin-dependent (IMG reference gene:2510095906~TIGRFAM: ribonucleoside-triphosphate reductase, adenosylcobalamin-dependent) yields MVGELQSVRSQIASNSRSFSADVATNPGSPFPETAPAANPVFYRTYSRRTQSGRESWDEVVQRTTQGLVKLGNLHPDEARLIEQMQREVKALPSGRWLWVGGTSWIEKPENFSGAYNCTSTNVIDWRAFGLMMDLAMMGCGTGAILEPRYINQLPAIRNEIRVTVAGEVGATPSDRRRETTEVIVDGNQVTIHVGDSRQGWVYSYQTLLELSTNERFSGTVEVTVDVSDVRPEGEVLKGFGGVANPIRLPGLYNRCAAILNKAVGRQLTSVECCLLIDEAAATVVAGNIRRSAGMRQSDSEDAAFASAKDNLWQQDADGNWRIDPERDALRMANHTRVFHHKPTEQECIDAVRKQFYSGEGAIQYAPEAIARSNADLLTTDQLRAEFLANYIQGSAADWLRRHEPQMSTEELNHRLGRYGLNPCGEILGMDFHCNLAEVHLNQINPLDTDAQEKAFTAGALSVAALLNHHFAEPRYQYSRELDPIVGVSFTGLFDFFVHAFGVEWLRWWEAGRPDTVTGLAFKQREQEYLSHWKAIVHRVVWEYCDRHGLKRPNRCTTVQPAGTKSLLTGAAPGWHPPKAQRFIRRITFRKNDPVAMACIDYGYNVVPSQSDKDENGNLLNDPFDPRCTEWLVEIPVEVSWANLPGADEIAIEKFSALAQFDFYMQVQKYYTAHNTSATIELTEAEVEPLAQRIYQAIAQDAGYISAALLARFDAPFPRLPFEKIDKATFDRLQQEVRDRQITSDFYAALSRYDMGFGLAEGPAGCDSDKCMLPEQKA; encoded by the coding sequence ATGGTTGGAGAACTTCAGTCAGTTCGTTCCCAAATAGCCAGTAATAGCCGTTCCTTCAGCGCTGATGTTGCCACTAATCCAGGCAGTCCGTTTCCGGAAACGGCTCCAGCGGCGAATCCAGTGTTTTACCGCACCTATAGCCGTCGTACTCAAAGCGGGCGCGAATCCTGGGATGAAGTAGTCCAGCGCACGACTCAAGGATTAGTGAAATTGGGCAACCTTCACCCAGACGAGGCCCGTTTAATTGAGCAAATGCAACGAGAAGTGAAAGCATTACCGTCGGGACGCTGGCTGTGGGTAGGTGGTACGTCCTGGATTGAGAAGCCGGAAAACTTTTCTGGTGCTTACAACTGTACCAGCACGAATGTTATTGATTGGCGGGCGTTTGGGCTAATGATGGATCTCGCCATGATGGGTTGCGGTACAGGTGCCATCCTGGAACCTAGGTATATCAACCAACTGCCAGCGATTCGGAATGAAATTCGAGTCACGGTTGCGGGTGAGGTGGGTGCAACGCCTAGCGATCGCCGCCGCGAAACCACGGAAGTGATAGTGGATGGCAATCAAGTCACGATTCATGTGGGTGACAGCCGTCAGGGTTGGGTTTATTCCTACCAGACGTTGCTGGAGCTTTCCACAAATGAGCGCTTCTCTGGCACTGTCGAGGTCACTGTAGATGTCAGTGATGTTCGTCCCGAAGGCGAAGTGTTGAAAGGCTTTGGGGGTGTGGCAAATCCAATTCGCTTACCAGGTTTGTACAATCGCTGTGCTGCAATTCTGAACAAAGCGGTGGGACGGCAACTGACCTCGGTGGAATGCTGTCTGCTGATTGATGAAGCTGCGGCGACAGTGGTAGCGGGTAATATTCGGCGGAGTGCTGGCATGCGGCAAAGTGATAGCGAGGATGCTGCCTTTGCTAGCGCTAAAGATAATTTGTGGCAGCAAGATGCTGACGGGAATTGGCGGATCGATCCTGAACGAGATGCCCTGCGAATGGCAAACCACACCCGCGTCTTCCATCACAAACCCACCGAACAAGAATGTATAGATGCGGTTCGCAAGCAGTTTTATTCCGGGGAAGGTGCGATTCAGTACGCGCCTGAAGCGATCGCCCGATCCAATGCCGATCTGCTAACAACGGATCAACTCCGGGCTGAGTTTCTAGCGAACTATATTCAAGGCTCGGCAGCGGATTGGTTAAGGCGACATGAGCCTCAAATGTCCACTGAGGAGTTGAATCATCGTCTTGGACGCTATGGCTTAAATCCCTGTGGTGAAATTTTGGGGATGGATTTCCACTGTAATCTTGCAGAGGTTCATCTAAACCAAATTAATCCACTGGATACTGATGCCCAGGAAAAAGCATTTACGGCAGGTGCCCTATCTGTGGCAGCATTGCTGAATCATCACTTTGCCGAACCACGTTATCAGTATTCTCGTGAACTAGATCCCATTGTGGGTGTTTCGTTCACAGGCTTGTTTGATTTCTTCGTTCATGCTTTTGGTGTGGAGTGGTTGCGCTGGTGGGAAGCGGGCAGGCCCGACACAGTGACGGGCCTGGCGTTCAAACAACGAGAGCAGGAATATCTCTCTCACTGGAAAGCGATTGTGCATCGCGTGGTATGGGAATATTGCGATCGCCATGGCTTAAAGCGTCCCAATCGTTGCACCACAGTTCAACCCGCTGGTACCAAATCTTTGTTAACCGGCGCTGCCCCAGGCTGGCATCCGCCCAAAGCCCAGCGCTTCATTCGCCGCATCACCTTCCGCAAAAACGACCCAGTCGCGATGGCGTGTATTGATTATGGCTATAACGTGGTGCCATCCCAATCAGACAAAGATGAGAATGGCAACTTGCTCAACGATCCGTTTGATCCACGCTGTACGGAATGGCTGGTGGAAATTCCGGTAGAAGTCTCCTGGGCAAACTTGCCAGGCGCAGATGAAATCGCGATTGAGAAATTCTCAGCTCTAGCCCAGTTTGATTTCTACATGCAGGTGCAGAAGTACTACACGGCTCATAACACCAGTGCCACGATCGAACTTACGGAAGCAGAAGTGGAACCGCTGGCACAGCGAATTTATCAGGCGATCGCCCAAGACGCAGGTTACATCAGTGCTGCGCTTCTTGCCCGGTTTGACGCCCCCTTCCCACGGTTGCCGTTTGAGAAGATCGACAAAGCCACCTTTGATCGCCTCCAGCAGGAAGTCCGCGATCGCCAGATCACCAGCGACTTCTACGCTGCACTCAGCCGTTATGATATGGGTTTTGGTTTAGCCGAAGGACCCGCAGGCTGCGACAGCGACAAATGTATGTTGCCAGAACAAAAAGCCTGA
- a CDS encoding ABC-type dipeptide transport system, periplasmic component (IMG reference gene:2510095907~PFAM: Bacterial extracellular solute-binding proteins, family 5 Middle), with protein MGIPRWRRWLRNKVSLPVRFLSLTLLCVLLIVSCSRSELKTSSTNRDRIVIGTTAVISTLDPADAYSIFAGNLLYNLGDRLYTYAANSTNLEPQLATALPTVSADGLTYTIPLRRGVVFHDGTPFNAKAMAFSLQRFIQNAGSPSFLLADVDTIQPTGEYELTIQLKKPFAAFPSLLAFSGLCAVSPNAYEIQAGAFKSKTFIGTGPYKLVSYGTDQIRLEAFDRYWGTKPSNKGIDVQFFSSPANLYNAFRTGAVDLAYQNLAIDQIRNLQEGAATNGWQVIEKAGSGIDYLTLNMQSPPLDKLEVRQAIAAIVDRPILQDRVFAGQIEPLYSLVPNTLDVQNPVFKAELGDGNAEKARQLLIQAGYSDDNPLKLEFWYRSNLVNDQLAAITLKAIAKKQLGNLLQFELKGVESTTAYKNLDKGAYPIFLLDWTPDFLDADNYIQPFMECSKGAAPNQCEEGSSFLQGSFYSSDRVNQLIEESRKELNPAKRKQLFNDLQTALVEDVPFIPMWQSKDFLFAQKTIQGASLQATQKVPFWTLKLQLN; from the coding sequence ATGGGAATTCCAAGGTGGCGACGCTGGCTACGAAACAAGGTGTCTTTACCAGTACGATTTTTATCGTTGACATTGTTGTGTGTGCTGCTAATCGTTAGCTGTAGCCGATCTGAATTGAAAACCAGTTCCACGAATCGCGATCGCATTGTGATTGGCACCACAGCAGTCATTAGTACGCTCGACCCAGCCGATGCCTACAGCATTTTTGCTGGAAACTTGCTGTATAACTTGGGCGATCGCCTCTACACCTATGCTGCGAACAGCACCAATCTGGAACCTCAACTGGCAACAGCTTTACCCACTGTCAGCGCAGACGGATTGACTTATACCATTCCGTTGCGACGAGGTGTAGTGTTTCATGATGGTACCCCCTTCAACGCGAAGGCAATGGCGTTTTCTCTGCAACGCTTCATCCAAAATGCTGGATCACCGTCCTTTCTGTTAGCAGATGTAGACACTATCCAACCAACAGGTGAGTACGAACTCACCATCCAATTGAAAAAGCCCTTTGCCGCTTTCCCTTCCCTGCTGGCGTTTTCGGGTTTGTGTGCGGTTTCGCCTAATGCTTACGAAATTCAAGCAGGAGCCTTCAAATCTAAAACATTTATTGGCACCGGACCTTACAAACTGGTGAGTTATGGCACGGATCAGATTCGGCTGGAAGCATTTGATCGCTACTGGGGCACAAAACCTTCCAACAAAGGTATAGACGTGCAGTTTTTTTCCAGTCCAGCAAACCTCTACAACGCCTTTCGTACTGGAGCAGTGGATCTGGCATACCAGAATCTTGCGATTGACCAAATTCGGAATTTACAAGAAGGAGCTGCAACAAATGGCTGGCAAGTCATTGAGAAAGCAGGTAGCGGCATTGACTATCTCACGCTCAATATGCAGTCGCCACCTTTAGACAAACTGGAAGTACGGCAAGCGATCGCAGCAATAGTGGACCGCCCAATTTTACAAGATCGGGTGTTTGCTGGACAAATTGAGCCGCTTTATAGCTTGGTTCCCAACACCTTAGACGTGCAAAATCCTGTTTTCAAAGCCGAATTGGGAGATGGCAATGCCGAAAAAGCCAGACAATTACTCATCCAGGCTGGATATTCAGACGACAATCCACTGAAGCTAGAATTCTGGTATCGCTCAAATTTGGTGAATGATCAACTGGCTGCCATTACCTTAAAAGCGATCGCCAAAAAGCAACTCGGTAACTTGCTGCAATTTGAATTGAAAGGGGTTGAATCTACTACAGCTTACAAGAATCTAGATAAAGGAGCATACCCCATCTTTTTACTCGATTGGACTCCTGATTTTCTCGATGCAGACAACTACATTCAACCCTTTATGGAATGCTCCAAAGGCGCAGCCCCCAACCAGTGTGAAGAAGGCTCCAGCTTTTTGCAAGGCTCATTTTACTCTAGCGATCGCGTCAACCAACTGATTGAGGAATCTCGCAAAGAACTGAATCCTGCCAAACGCAAACAACTATTTAATGACTTACAAACTGCTCTGGTTGAAGATGTGCCCTTCATCCCAATGTGGCAAAGTAAAGACTTCCTGTTTGCCCAAAAAACCATTCAGGGCGCAAGTCTGCAAGCTACCCAAAAAGTCCCCTTTTGGACTCTTAAACTGCAGTTAAACTGA
- a CDS encoding hypothetical protein (IMG reference gene:2510095908) encodes MSDAIASAIRTSQALADKIKTVATTTGDSISPVLYEFVEQGTETVGRVVTPIAENSFVKFATSIPVIRWLFAALGQVNVEMVKKDVAELQRQYPADTPQQLAHRVMMDTAWKAAGIGLATNFIPPLALTLFAIDLGAISALQAEMIYRIAVIYGFSPNEPARRGEVLTLWGLFTASSEVMKIGLSIVELLPSVGTLVGTSSSAALVYGMGYLACRFYEEKLKSTGFQGRQLNG; translated from the coding sequence ATGAGCGATGCGATCGCCTCTGCTATTCGTACCTCTCAGGCATTAGCCGACAAAATTAAAACAGTCGCAACCACTACAGGCGACAGCATTAGTCCGGTACTGTACGAATTCGTCGAACAAGGAACGGAAACGGTTGGCAGAGTTGTGACACCGATTGCCGAAAACTCGTTCGTCAAATTTGCCACAAGTATTCCTGTTATTCGCTGGCTGTTTGCAGCATTGGGGCAGGTTAATGTGGAGATGGTCAAAAAAGATGTGGCTGAGTTACAGCGTCAGTATCCGGCTGATACGCCCCAGCAACTCGCCCATCGCGTCATGATGGATACTGCGTGGAAAGCTGCAGGAATTGGGCTGGCAACGAATTTTATCCCACCGCTAGCGCTGACTCTGTTTGCAATCGATTTGGGAGCAATTTCTGCCCTACAAGCTGAAATGATTTACCGCATTGCCGTGATTTACGGTTTTTCGCCCAATGAACCAGCCCGTCGGGGGGAAGTGCTGACACTATGGGGCTTGTTTACGGCTAGTTCCGAGGTGATGAAAATTGGGTTGAGCATTGTGGAACTATTGCCTAGTGTCGGAACGCTTGTGGGTACAAGTAGCAGTGCAGCATTGGTGTATGGTATGGGCTATCTTGCCTGCCGTTTCTACGAAGAGAAGCTGAAGTCTACAGGTTTTCAGGGGCGTCAATTAAACGGCTGA
- a CDS encoding DNA gyrase subunit A (IMG reference gene:2510095909~PFAM: DNA gyrase/topoisomerase IV, subunit A; DNA gyrase C-terminal domain, beta-propeller~TIGRFAM: DNA gyrase, A subunit), with translation MTFSQEPPSQDRIVPTDLRNEMQRSYLEYAMSVIVGRALPDARDGLKPVHRRILYAMHELGLTPDRPFRKCARVVGEVLGKYHPHGDTAVYDALVRMAQDFSMRAPLIDGHGNFGSVDNDPPAAMRYTESRLRPLTTNAMLQDIESETVDFVDNFDGSQQEPIVLPARFPQLLLNGSSGIAVGMATNIPPHNLGELIDGLIALIHNPEMTDLELMQYIPGPDFPTGGQILGTSAIREAYRTGRGSIIMRGIANIETLEQRGRPEREAIIITELPYQTNKAALIEKIAELVNDRRLEGISDIRDESDRDGMRIVIELKRDAYPRVVLNNLYKQTPLQANFGANMLALVNGEPQLLTLSQFLHVFLDFRVETITRRTQYQLRKAQERDHILQGLLVALANLDAIIELIRHAADAPTARQQLIERYDLSETQADAILQMQLRRLTALEAEKIQQEHDDLQRQIADLQDILARRERILSIIETELNEVKTAYATPRRTVIEQSEDEIADADLIANERAVILVTEQGYIKRMPVNTFESQNRATRGKSGTRMKEDDTVQHFLACRDHDSVLLFSDRGVVYCVKAYQIPTGSRTSRGTPIVQLLPIPVDEKITSIVSVTEFTEDEYLVMLTCNGYIKKTALSAFSNIRTNGLIAISLEEGDQLRWVRRARAEDTIIIGSSQGKSIHFRANHEQLRPLGRATRGVRAMNLRTGDRLVGLDILPSDVVADLGAALETESGEEEASTTVGEEVIETSAPLGPWILIVTAGGYGKRVPMSQFRLQNRAGMGIVATKFRKTGDRMAALRIVNEGDELMMITNRGIIIRQSVDAISCQSRAASGVRLQRLDEDDEIVAATVIPASNEEEATSEEISSEDESTSETTVAMTAVATEGAGATSPLEDLAAINEVEAEEDAE, from the coding sequence ATGCCTTGGTGCGAATGGCACAGGACTTCTCGATGCGAGCGCCCTTAATTGACGGGCACGGGAACTTTGGCTCGGTTGATAATGATCCGCCTGCCGCGATGCGATACACTGAGTCGCGCCTGCGTCCGTTGACCACCAACGCGATGCTGCAAGACATCGAATCGGAAACAGTGGATTTTGTTGACAACTTTGATGGGTCACAGCAAGAGCCAATTGTTCTTCCGGCGCGCTTTCCGCAGCTTTTGCTGAACGGATCTTCAGGGATTGCTGTGGGTATGGCAACCAACATTCCTCCCCACAACCTGGGAGAACTGATTGACGGGCTGATTGCCTTAATTCACAACCCGGAAATGACTGATTTGGAATTGATGCAATATATTCCCGGTCCTGACTTTCCCACGGGTGGGCAGATCCTTGGCACCTCTGCAATTCGGGAAGCCTACCGCACCGGACGCGGTTCCATTATCATGCGCGGTATCGCGAATATTGAAACCCTGGAGCAACGGGGTAGACCTGAGCGCGAAGCGATCATTATTACGGAATTGCCTTACCAGACCAACAAAGCAGCGCTGATTGAGAAAATTGCTGAATTAGTAAATGATCGCCGCTTGGAGGGCATTTCAGACATTCGGGATGAGAGCGATCGCGACGGGATGCGAATTGTGATCGAACTCAAGCGCGATGCCTATCCCCGCGTAGTGCTAAATAACCTCTATAAGCAAACCCCTCTCCAGGCAAACTTTGGCGCAAACATGCTGGCACTGGTCAATGGTGAGCCGCAACTGCTTACCCTCAGCCAGTTTCTCCATGTGTTCCTGGATTTCCGCGTAGAGACAATTACTCGCCGGACACAGTATCAACTCCGCAAAGCCCAGGAACGAGATCATATTCTGCAAGGCTTGTTGGTGGCGCTGGCAAACCTGGATGCCATTATTGAGTTAATTCGTCATGCTGCCGATGCTCCCACGGCTCGCCAGCAGTTGATTGAGCGTTATGACCTGTCGGAAACGCAAGCTGATGCAATTTTGCAAATGCAGTTACGCCGCCTCACAGCTCTGGAAGCCGAGAAAATTCAACAGGAACACGACGACTTGCAACGCCAGATTGCCGATTTGCAGGATATTCTGGCACGGCGTGAACGAATTCTTAGCATCATTGAAACCGAACTAAATGAGGTCAAAACTGCCTATGCTACTCCGCGCCGCACTGTGATTGAGCAGTCGGAAGATGAGATCGCGGATGCTGATTTGATTGCGAATGAACGGGCTGTCATTCTCGTAACCGAGCAGGGCTATATTAAACGAATGCCCGTTAACACGTTTGAATCTCAAAATCGGGCGACTCGTGGCAAATCCGGCACACGGATGAAGGAAGATGACACGGTACAACATTTCCTTGCATGCCGTGATCATGACAGTGTGTTGTTGTTTAGCGATCGCGGCGTAGTTTACTGCGTCAAAGCTTACCAAATCCCCACTGGGTCTCGCACCTCTCGCGGCACGCCAATCGTACAACTGCTTCCGATTCCTGTAGATGAAAAAATCACCTCTATCGTCTCGGTGACTGAATTCACAGAGGACGAATATCTGGTGATGCTGACTTGTAACGGTTACATCAAGAAAACAGCCCTGTCTGCTTTCAGCAACATTCGCACTAATGGTTTGATTGCAATTTCGCTGGAAGAAGGCGATCAGTTACGCTGGGTACGACGGGCGCGGGCAGAAGATACTATCATCATTGGCTCTAGCCAGGGTAAATCCATTCATTTTCGAGCAAATCATGAGCAACTGCGTCCTCTGGGGCGGGCAACCCGTGGCGTGCGGGCAATGAACCTGCGGACGGGCGATCGCTTAGTGGGATTAGATATCTTGCCCAGCGATGTTGTGGCAGACTTGGGCGCTGCACTAGAAACAGAATCGGGTGAGGAAGAGGCTTCCACAACAGTTGGAGAAGAGGTGATAGAAACCAGCGCTCCCTTGGGTCCCTGGATTTTGATAGTGACAGCAGGTGGTTACGGCAAGCGCGTGCCAATGTCCCAATTTCGTTTGCAAAACCGGGCAGGCATGGGAATTGTGGCGACGAAATTCCGAAAAACAGGCGATCGCATGGCAGCCCTCCGCATTGTCAACGAAGGCGATGAACTGATGATGATTACGAATCGCGGCATTATTATTCGACAGTCAGTAGATGCAATTTCTTGCCAATCCCGTGCGGCATCAGGGGTACGCTTACAACGCCTGGACGAGGATGACGAAATTGTCGCTGCAACAGTGATTCCTGCCTCAAATGAGGAAGAAGCGACTTCCGAGGAGATTAGCAGCGAAGACGAAAGCACAAGCGAAACGACGGTTGCCATGACAGCGGTTGCCACTGAGGGGGCAGGAGCTACATCCCCGCTGGAGGATTTGGCAGCGATCAACGAGGTTGAGGCAGAGGAAGACGCAGAATAA